The Mus caroli unplaced genomic scaffold, CAROLI_EIJ_v1.1 scaffold_16220_1, whole genome shotgun sequence genome has a segment encoding these proteins:
- the LOC110288853 gene encoding LOW QUALITY PROTEIN: oogenesin-2-like (The sequence of the model RefSeq protein was modified relative to this genomic sequence to represent the inferred CDS: inserted 1 base in 1 codon; substituted 1 base at 1 genomic stop codon), which produces SSPNGQVNRFRNLLRKHIYLISKLDHTSRCKLREITLSHDLVVVWAGSHEVEGLPQFMEQEKPVENSPGYGTKNKLKVTTELQFMEGHLDKCSTYLLQWAYQREDSVHLHCRKLKIYGLTKATVIEMFKIAHAEYIDDLXLSCLCLDLDFLNPYLKQMSNLLSLTLDEIIYTLNIDDYRNLNEEKVITVISHLPTFHHLQELYVHGVLFTECLRCMKKPLEVLSFTDCDLSQSVLDYLPYCLNIFELRXLHLIDVRLSNLLLEPLGFLLERVRHTLKSLQLMPCEMRETHFNALLPALSQCYQLTVVNFYGNELSLLFLKKLLHHTAKLSQLADELYPAPQECYDNRDVVLLHRLENFCSELLDILRAXKKAQESHVWYNQMLQAWWVLCL; this is translated from the exons AGTAGGTGCAAGCTCAGAGAGATCACTTTGAGCCATGATTTGGTTGTGGTATGGGCTGGATCCCATGAAGTTGAAGGCTTACCACAGTTCATGGAACAGGAGAAGCCAGTTGAGAATAGTCCTGGCTATGGGACAAAGAACAAATTGAAAGTGACAACAGAACTCCAATTCATGGAGGGCCACCTTGATAAATGTTCCACTTACTTGTTGCAGTGGGCCTACCAGAGAGAAGATTCCGTTCATCTACACTGTAGAAAGCTGAAAATTTATGGCTTAACCAAAGCCACAGTCATAGAAATGTTCAAAATTGCACATGCAGAATATATAGATGATCTGTAATTATCTTGTCTTTGCCTAGATTTGGATTTTCTTAATCCCTACCTGAAACAGATGAGCAATCTACTCTCACTTACGCTAGATGAGATCATATATACCCTCAATATAGATGATTATAGAAATCTTAATGAGGAAAAAGTGATTACAGTGATTTCTCATCTTCCTACATTCCACCATCTCCAGGAACTCTATGTACATGGGGTACTTTTTACAGAATGTCTCAG gtGCATGAAGAAGCCCTTGGAGGTACTTTCGTTCACTGACTGTGACCTNTCACAGTCAGTCTTGGATTACCTCCCTTATTGCCTGAATATTTTTGAGCTCAGANCTCTCCACCTGATTGATGTACGTTTAAGTAATTTACTTCTTGAGCCCCTTGGGTTTCTCCTTGAGAGAGTTAGACATACCCTGAAATCCCTGCAATTGATGCCATGTGAAATGCGGGAAACTCACTTCAATGCCCTGCTGCCTGCCCTAAGTCAATGTTACCAACTCACAGTAGTTAATTTCTATGGTAATGaactctctctgcttttcctgaAAAAACTTCTACACCACACAGCTAAGCTTAGCCAGCTAGCTGATGAGCTGTACCCTGCCCCTCAGGAGTGCTATGATAACAGGGATGTAGTACTATTACACAGATTAGAAAATTTTTGTTCTGAGCTCCTGGATATACTCAGGG ATAAGAAAGCCCAAGAAAGTCACGTTTGGTACAATCAAATGCTCCAAGCGTGGTGGGTCCTATGTTTATGA
- the LOC110288854 gene encoding oogenesin-1-like: MIPVWPFPYLSLGKXIXNCNLETLKAMLEGLXILLAQKVQTSMCKLRVINWREHDLKIWAGSHEGEGLPEFTTEKQPIENSPGCEVKKELKMTTEVLRMKGRLDESTTYLLQWAQQRKDSIHLFCRKLVIDGLTKASVIEIFKTVHADSIQELILRCICIEELAFLNPYLKLMKSLFTLTLDHIIVTFSLGDSEKLDEEIIFSLISQLPTLHCLQKLYVYDVPFIKGNLKEYLRCLKKPLETLCISNCSLSQSDLDYLPYCLNICELKHLYLSDIYLCDLLLEPLGFLLERVGDTLKTLELESCCIVDFQLSALLPALSQCSHLREVSFYDNNVSLPFLKQLLHHTALLSQLIYEXYPAPLECYDDSGVILTHRLESFCPELLDILRAKRQLHNVSFETPQCSKCGGCYIYDQETQFCRFVKLLLA; encoded by the exons ATGATACCTGTGTGGCCCTTCCCATACCTTTCTTTAGGAAAGCNGATAAANAATTGCAACCTGGAGACTTTGAAGGCTATGCTTGAGGGACTAGANATACTGCTTGCACAAAAGGTTCAAACCAG TATGTGCAAACTCAGAGTAATTAATTGGAGAGAACATGACTTGAAGATATGGGCTGGATCCCATGAAGGTGAAGGCTTACCCGAGTTCACGACAGAGAAGCAGCCAATTGAGAACAGTCCTGGCTGTGAGGTGAAGAAAGAATTGAAGATGACGACTGAAGTCCTTCGCATGAAGGGCAGACTTGATGAATCTACCACATACTTGTTGCAGTGGGCCCAGCAGAGAAAGGATTCTATTCATCTATTCTGTAGAAAGCTAGTAATTGATGGCTTAACCAAAGCCTCAGTGATAGAAATCTTCAAAACTGTACATGCAGACAGTATACAGGAGCTTATCCTAAGATGTATCTGCATAGAAGAGTTGGCTTTTCTTAATCCCTACCTGAAACTGATGAAAAGTCTTTTCACACTCACACTAGATCACATCATAGTTACTTTCAGTTTGGGTGATTCTGAAAAGCTTGATGAGGAGATAATATTCAGCTTGATTTCTCAACTTCCCACACTCCACTGTCTCCAGAAACTCTATGTATATGATGTCCCTTTTATAAAAGGCAATCTGAAAGAATATCTCAG GTGCCTGAAAAAGCCCTTGGAGACGCTTTGCATCAGTAACTGTAGCCTCTCACAGTCAGACTTAGATTACCTGCCCTATTGCCTGAATATTTGTGAACTCAAACATCTGTATCTTAGTGATATATATCTATGTGATTTACTCCTTGAGCCTCTTGGGTTTCTCCTTGAAAGAGTTGGAGATACCCTGAAaaccctggaattggagtcatgTTGTATAGTGGACTTTCAGTTAAGTGCCTTGCTGCCTGCCCTAAGCCAATGTTCTCACCTCAGAGAGGTCAGTTTCTATGACAATAAtgtgtctctgcctttcttgAAACAACTTCTACACCACACAGCCCTGCTGAGTCAGCTGATCTATGAGTNTTACCCTGCCCCTCTGGAGTGCTATGATGACAGTGGTGTAATACTAACACACAGATTAGAAAGTTTTTGTCCTGAGCTCCTGGATATACTTAGAGCCAAAAGACAGCTCCATAATGTCTCATTTGAAACACCCCAATGCTCTAAATGTGGTGGGTGCTACATTTATGATCAGGAGACCCAATTTTGCCGTTTTGTGAAACTACTATTAGCTTGA